GGAGCAGCGGCTGGGTGATCCGAAGCGTGAGCGAGCTCTCGAACGTGTCCTCCAACTGCGTCAGCCCACGGTTGAAGCTCGTGGGCGACTCGAGGAAGTTGATGTCGTATCGCAGCGACGCCTGACCGCCGGCGGGCAGGTTCTGCGTCAACGCGGTGCTGCTGGAATAGACGCGCTGGATGTCGCTGACGATGCTCGTCAGGTCGATCAGCTGGCCGGCGACCTGCTGTTCGGCGACGCGGCCTTCGAGGCGTTGCTGGAACGTCGGGTCGAACCGCGCGCGGGCTTCGATCTCGCGGGTCGCCTCGATCGCCGGGTCGTAGGCAGCGACGGTGACGTCGAAGTTGTTCATCGCCGCTCGCCGCACCACCTCCGACAGCGGCATCGGCACCAGCATCTCGTCCGACGGCAGCGACGTGTCAGGTCGCGTCGCGGGTTGGGTCGTCGGCTGGGTGGTCGGACGCGTGGCCGGGGCACTGATCTGCCCGAAGCCGGTGTCGACGACGGCTCCGCGTCGGACTTCCTGGCGGGTCACTTCCGAGCTCCGCAGGAAGCCGCGATCGTCCCGCGGCAGCTCGTCAGCGGGCTGGAGCGGACGGAACGTCGTGTTGCGTGCTGCCTCGATCTGCTTCTGTTGGAGCAGTGCCGGGTCGAACGGAGCCGGCTCTCTCGACTGACAACCCGCCACGATCGCACTGGCGACCAGTCCGGCGGCCAAGGCGAGCGACCTGCCGCCGCGACCTGGGGTGACGCGACGCGAAGGCACGGCGGTGGAGTTTCGGGGCATGAGCGGTCGTGCGGAGTGGCCGAGGATCGGCAGAGGCAGCCAGGACGGCCGCCGCGGCGGGGTCGCGATGATAAAGAGGGGCATCGGCAGGTCCAACCGACCCGGTCCAGCTTCGTCCTCGCGTCTGTCTTGAGACGCACGAGGGGCGTCCCGTGTTCCAGATGACCCAGAAGACGTCCCGCAACCCACCGTCCATTCCGCGCGCATTTCGCGAGTTAGCCGTCCGCGTCAGCGGGCGCTCCCGACCGGTCAAACGTGCCCGCTGACGCGGGCGGCTAACCACTGCAGCTACAGCAGACTCACGACTACCAGCACACCGAAGCTCAGAAGCACCGCGCCACCGATCAGGTCCGTCGCGATCCCGACCCCGCGTTGACGGTTCCCGGCTGAGGCGAGCGTGACGAGCGTCGACCACGTCACCACCCACGCCAGCGTCGCCACGAAGACGCCCGCGACCACCGCCACTGGCTCGTCGAGCCGGCCTTCGGAAGCATCCGACCGCAGGACCGCCGGGACGCCCGTCAGCCAGAACGCCGCCTGGTACGGGCTGGTCGAGCACAGGAGCAGCCCGGTCGCGTAGCCGGTCGCGGGCGAGGCTTTGGCGATGGTGGTCTCATCCGTCGACTTCGATCGCCCACGCAGGCCGACGATGCCCGATCGGATCGCGCCGTACCCAAGCCAAAGCAGCAGACACGCCCCGACGACAGCGACGACCGTTCGGAGCACCGGCACCGCATCGATCGCCGACAGCACGCCCGCCAGCATCGCCAGAGCCAGCACCACGTCGACCGTCACCGCGCCGAGTCCTACGGCGGCCCCGGCGAGCCAGCCGCCCTTGGGAATGCGCCGTGCGATTTCGATGTTCACGGGACCCGGCGGGGCGGCGGCACCGATGCCCAACAGCATGCCCGCCGCCAGCGACGGTCCGACTTCGGCAAGAGGCAGCAGCAGCGTCACGGACCCATGGTTGGCGTGCGGCCGGGCGGACGTGGCACGTCCTCCACGCCGTCTTCCGCCAGCTCTTCCAGCAGCGTGTCGATCAGCCGGCGGGCGTTGTCGAGGCGACGCTTGGCGATGCTGCGGCAAAGCGTGAAGTGAAACCCGTCCGCCAGCCTCGCCTGCCAGTAGCCGTACTCCTGGCGTCGGATGAAGCTGCGTGCGAGCTCGCCGGCACCGGTGCTCGTGCTGCCTTGCCGGGCGACGGCTGACAGCAGGCCGACGCTGCCGAAGTCGTCCAGGTTGGTCGCGTCGGCCAGCAGCTTGGCTTCCTCCAGCACGGGCGGACGCTGGGGCGTTTCGTGCAGCAGCCGGGCCGTGCGATCGAGCAGGTCGGCTGGCAGTTGCTCGCCGAGGTGGTCGACGAGCTGGTGCGTCGCCCCTTCGCAGCGGTCGCGCAGATTGACCAAGCCGCCGGGTCCGCCGACGGGTTGCGCCGGGTCGACGGTGCGCATCGGCAGCTGCAGAGCCCAGCAGGCGATCTCGAGGGCGTCGGCGTCGGGCTCGTTGTTGAGTCGGCCGGTGGCGCGCAGCTTGCCGGCGAGGGTGCTGGTACGTCGCCACAGACGTCGTGCGTCGTCGGCGAGGCGTCCGTCGCCGAGAAGGTCACGAAGCTGCCTGCGGACGTCGACGTCGAGTGGCATGAATCTCCCGTCCCTCCACGCAGACGCGATCACTGGCCGATGCAAGGATCGTCGCGCGGACGTCAAGATCCGCCCGCCGTTGCATGGCATCGGCGAGGGCCGCCTCCTTCGCACAGTCTCGCCGCAACACGCTGACCCGCAAGAGCCGATGTGCCGAATTCGACCGCTTTTCAACCGATTTTCCGCGCTCGCGGTCACATTGTCACTCGTCGCCGGGTGCTCGACCACGCCTGACAACGCCGGCAACGGACGCGCCACGCCGGCGGAGCCGCCTGCCGCCTTCGGTAAGGTCTACTTGACCAGCAACGCCTTACTCGACGACGCCACCGATCCGGCCGTCACGACCGCGGGCGACTTCCTGATCTACCGGGCCGTCGAGCCCGGTCAGACGTTCCCGCAGCTCTACGTCGTCGGCCTCATCTACGACGACGCGGGTCGCCCGGGCCTGCGCAGCACGCCGATCCGCGTCTCGCCCCAGGGCAGCCGCAACGCCACGCCCGCCTTTTCGCCCGACGGCCGGAGCCTCGTCTTCGCCAGCACGGCCGACG
This genomic stretch from Planctomycetota bacterium harbors:
- a CDS encoding LysE family translocator, coding for MTLLLPLAEVGPSLAAGMLLGIGAAAPPGPVNIEIARRIPKGGWLAGAAVGLGAVTVDVVLALAMLAGVLSAIDAVPVLRTVVAVVGACLLLWLGYGAIRSGIVGLRGRSKSTDETTIAKASPATGYATGLLLCSTSPYQAAFWLTGVPAVLRSDASEGRLDEPVAVVAGVFVATLAWVVTWSTLVTLASAGNRQRGVGIATDLIGGAVLLSFGVLVVVSLL